In Manis pentadactyla isolate mManPen7 chromosome 8, mManPen7.hap1, whole genome shotgun sequence, the following are encoded in one genomic region:
- the C1QL2 gene encoding complement C1q-like protein 2, whose product MALGLLIAVPLLLQAASPGEAHYEMMGTCRMICDPYTAAPGGGPAGAKAPPPGPSTAALEVMQDLSANPPPPFIQGPKGDPGRPGKPGPRGPPGEPGPPGPRGPPGEKGDSGRPGLPGLQLTAGASGGVGVVGGGTAGGGDSDGEVTGALSAAFSGPKIAFYVGLKSPHEGYEVLKFDDVVTNLGNHYDPTTGKFSCQVRGIYFFTYHILMRGGDGTSMWADLCKNGQVRASAIAQDADQNYDYASNSVVLHLDSGDEVYVKLDGGKAHGGNNNKYSTFSGFLLYPD is encoded by the exons ATGGCGCTGGGGCTGCTCATCGCCGTGCCCTTGCTGCTGCAGGCGGCGTCCCCCGGCGAGGCGCACTACGAGATGATGGGCACCTGCCGCATGATCTGCGACCCCTACACCGCCGCACCCGGTGGGGGCCCCGCAGGAGCCAAGGCGCCGCCGCCTGGACCTAGCACTGCCGCCCTGGAAGTCATGCAGGACCTGAGTGCCAACCCTCCGCCCCCTTTCATCCAGGGACCCAAGGGCGACCCAGGGAGACCCGGCAAGCCCGGGCCGCGGGGCCCCCCTGGAGAGCCGGGCCCTCCTGGTCCCAGGGGTCCCCCGGGTGAGAAGGGCGACTCGGGCCGGCCCGGGCTGCCGGGCCTGCAGCTGACTGCGGGAGCGTCAGGTGGTGTCGGGGTGGTGGGTGGCGGAACTGCGGGCGGCGGCGACTCTGACGGAGAAGTGACCGGCGCGCTGAGTGCCGCCTTCAGCGGTCCCAAGATCGCCTTCTACGTGGGTCTTAAGAGCCCCCACGAAGGCTACGAGGTTCTCAAGTTCGACGACGTGGTCACCAATCTCGGCAATCACTACGACCCCACAACCGGCAAGTTCAGCTGCCAGGTGCGCGGCATCTACTTCTTCACCTACCACATCCTCATGCGCGGCGGCGACGGCACCAGCATGTGGGCGGACCTCTGCAAGAACGGGCAG GTTCGGGCCAGCGCCATCGCGCAGGACGCCGACCAGAACTACGACTACGCCAGTAACAGCGTGGTGCTGCACCTCGATTCAGGAGACGAGGTGTACGTGAAGCTGGACGGCGGAAAGGCGCATGGAGGCAATAACAACAAGTACAGCACATTCTCTGGCTTTCTTCTGTACCCGGATTAG